A stretch of DNA from Glycine max cultivar Williams 82 chromosome 18, Glycine_max_v4.0, whole genome shotgun sequence:
catttattgATCATCAATtgtgataataaataatatttagccccatgaaaaaacaaaaacaaaagcaaagccCCTTATTTATGATGAGTGTAAAATCGATAGGGTGTGTTGTGTTGGTGTTGTGTGGTGTGTCGTTGGGAGGGGGGAACTCTTGGTCTAGCTTTGGAGCCATCCCACCAATCCATCACCCGATCACATTTCAAAGCCCCAACACATCACAATTTACACAACACACATCACAATTCCGAACTTAGTGTACAACGAAAGTCCAACACACGAATCAAATCAGACAcacaacacaaacacaacaCACACTCACTCTCCGTTATCCACACACACCATTACTCTGTTCTGTTCTGTTCTGTTCTGCTCTGTTCTGTTTCCCACCACACCCCCCCATGGATTGTTGGTACTCTCCTCACCCTCTCCATGATGAATTCGAGAAGCTTGTCATTCGAATGAACCCCCCAAGGTCAAACTCTAAACTTTCCAACCATTTTCCTTCTTCCTCctttctagtttttttatttttttttttatttttttatgcagcTGAATAGTGTGCTTCATGTTATGTTTTTGCAGAGTTGCTGTGGATAACATTTCAAGCGGAACAGACACTGTCATAAAGGTTCCAAATTCACCTTTCGTTGGCTTTGTCTTTTCTGCATTGCCAAAGGGTCCTTTTTCTCTTTGTGTGACCAATTTTCCGTGTGTGTTGTTGCAGGTTGATAGCGCGAACAAGCGTGGGAGCTTGTTGGAGGTGGTTCAGGTTCTCACTGATATGAATCTCAGTGTTAGAAGAGCTTATATTTCCTCTGATGGAGAATGGTTCATGGATGGTACGGTTCCCTTCACGCTTCTCAATTTTCCTTCTACCATGGctttggtgaattctttttttttcctgttcttgtgtaatcttgttttttttttgctcactGGCTAGTTTTTCATGTCACGGATCAAAATGGGAAAAAGTTTATGCAAGATGATGTTGCTGACCGCATTCAACAGGTAGTAGATCTGCAAAACCAATCTCAGACCATATTTactttgacattttttatgGTTGTTCATTTCCTGTATAATTTGGCATTGAAATTAGGAtgaagtttattttatatttttctttttatccccCTAATAACAACACTCAATTATGAGTTATCGTGGTTTCTTAACACCTTTATGCTGCTCAATTTTTCAAATTTCGGCTTAGAGCTGTGTGAATTCATGACCTTGAATATCTGCTATTCAACTATTTGTCGTTATCTTTGAATGGAATAGGAGATGGAAAACAAAGGGAAAAGGAGTAGTTGGCTTGTGATTTTTTGGTCTGCATATAACTCCAAGAAaggaaataaatcatgattctgTTTATGATATTTCTTTTCGACAAATCAAATTAACAACTAGATTGAAAAAAGCCCGGACAAAACAAGAAGGACtagtttcttttcattttgaaacTTGAATCTGCAATTTTACTCTTGCTTGTCATTACTGTCTATGGATCCATCTGAATTACTCAATTCATGCTGAtaattcatttttcttgttgCAGTCACTGGGTCCAAGAGCCTCTAGTTTTCGATCCTTGAGAAGGTCTGTTGGGGTCCAAGCTGAAGCAGAACATACAACCATTGAATTAACTGGAAGAGACAGGCCAGGATTGCTTTCAGAAGTGTTTGCTGTTCTTGCAGacctcaaatgcaatgtggtagcAGCAGAAGTCTGGACCCACAATTCAAGAATGGCATCTGTTGTTTACATCACAGACGAGGCGACGGGATTGTCCATTGACGATCCGGATCGCCTTGCCAAGATTAAGCAGCTTCTACTGTATGTGCTGAAAGGAGACATAGATAAGAAGAGTGCTAACACTGCTGTTTCTGTTGGTTCTACTCACAAGGATAGGAGGCTGCATCAGTTGATGTATGCCGACCGTGATTATGACGTAGATGATGGGGATTCTGGGTCAACAAGTGACAGGAACAAGCTCCTAGTAACTGTTGATGATTGCATAGATAAGGGATACACTGTTGTGAACTTGAGGTGTCCAGACAGACCAAAGTTACTGTTTGATACCGTGTGCACACTCACAGACATGCAGTATGTTGTGTACCATGGAACTGTCATTGCTGAAGGACCAGAGGCATATCAGGTTTGTTGTTGATGTTCTTGGAATTGACATTCAATTAGTACCTGCACATCTTACCAGCTTAGACTTGTACATCATACTTGGTTATATTACATGTCACGCCATGTTACTTGAgtggaaaatcaaaagccaatcTGGTCAACTCCTTTCTACGTGGTTGCTATTGAAATTCATCACTCAAGATACTAACTATACCATTAAACTTccctaatatatatgttttgccTTCTTTTACAGGAATATTATATAAGGCATGTAGATGGAAGTCCTATCAGTTCTGAAGCAGAAAGGCAAAGAGTGATTCATTGTTTGGAGGCTGCTGTTAGGAGACGAACTTCTGAGGTACTACTACCACACATGATTTGGATGCTAATTCACAATTTTTTACCAAATATTTATTAGTGACACtgttattttgtatttgatattGTAGGGTATAAAGCTAGAATTATGTGGGGAAGACAGGGTTGGCCTTCTGTCTGATGTAACTCGCATCTTTAGAGAAAATGGTCTTTCAGTCAACCGTGCTGAAGTTACAACCAGGGGCAGCCAAGCCATGAATGTTTTCTATGTGACTGATGTATCTGGAAATCCAGTTAAGAGTGAAACAATTGAAACAGTTCGAAAAGAGATTGGCTTGACCATACTGCATGTAAAAGATGATGTCTGCTCTAAACCTCCACCgcaagagagtggaaaattcTCTCTGTCTAATCTCTTTCGGTCAAGCTCTGAGAAATTTCTCTACAACTTGGGTTTGATGAAGTCTTATTCTTGAACCTAGAGTATTTCCATAATTAGGAGCTATATGTAATGCTTTAATTTGTAAACAGTAGATCTTAGTTTAGCCTAGGTAGTCTGCTTTGAATCCCATTGCAATGCTTTACGGTAGATCTTTCTAGATTTGGTGTAAGTTGTAATTAGATGTCAGATTCTAGAGTTTGATCTAGGCATGTTTCTAAGTGAATTGTATATTAATATGCCTTTGTTACATTCTTCTCAGACTCTAATTAGATGTCAAGCTGTAGAGTTTGATCTAGGCATGTTTCTTGGTGAATTGTATATTAATATGCCTGTGTTACATTCTTCTAGTCTCAAGCATTGTGGAGTAGAACAATAATACAGGGTGTATATGTTGTCTTTTCTTGAAATGGGGGATGATTTGGTTCTTTtgtacaaagaagaaaaaatcatcGGTAGCTGataatttaattgtttgaaTGGCAGTTTCTTCTGCTCTGCTTCAACTGATCGATCACTTTCCCAAACAAACTTGTCCATTCATTTACAGCAAATTTGGGTAATTGGGTTAAGTGGTTTCCACATTTTAAGGCATGTTGAACACCAATCCAACTTTAACCGGTCATTGCGTTTAGCATGCATGCGTGTGTTTGGAAACTATTTGTTAACATGAATCAATATTCTCTTA
This window harbors:
- the LOC100816426 gene encoding ACT domain-containing protein ACR4 — its product is MDCWYSPHPLHDEFEKLVIRMNPPRVAVDNISSGTDTVIKVDSANKRGSLLEVVQVLTDMNLSVRRAYISSDGEWFMDVFHVTDQNGKKFMQDDVADRIQQSLGPRASSFRSLRRSVGVQAEAEHTTIELTGRDRPGLLSEVFAVLADLKCNVVAAEVWTHNSRMASVVYITDEATGLSIDDPDRLAKIKQLLLYVLKGDIDKKSANTAVSVGSTHKDRRLHQLMYADRDYDVDDGDSGSTSDRNKLLVTVDDCIDKGYTVVNLRCPDRPKLLFDTVCTLTDMQYVVYHGTVIAEGPEAYQEYYIRHVDGSPISSEAERQRVIHCLEAAVRRRTSEGIKLELCGEDRVGLLSDVTRIFRENGLSVNRAEVTTRGSQAMNVFYVTDVSGNPVKSETIETVRKEIGLTILHVKDDVCSKPPPQESGKFSLSNLFRSSSEKFLYNLGLMKSYS